The sequence ttacaaacaggaactattttcaaaatagaaaAGCTCTTTTTCATGTTTATGTAGTTGTTAGCTTACTTACTAAGGTCAGTTTGATGACATATGACTGATACTTTTACCCAAATTTTATAcgaatgaaatgaatgaatgaaattattttatagaaatgatgatgaatgatttatatttttatataaaaaccttcCTGATGCAAtgttaaaaaaacgaaaaaaaaactgactaggAGTCTTAAATGATGGAAAAAAAGCGCACTGGAATACACTTAAAAAATGAGAGAAAATACAATaagcttatattattttattttctattatttagAAATCTGGGTAGCATCAGTTATTTCGCTAGGTAGCGTGAGTTTCTCTAATGGCTTGTAGGCTTCGTCCAAAATTGCTGTTATATCCTGTCCCGGCTCGTTGAATTGTGACAACCACACTGATCCGGGTTTACCTTCGAGGAACATTTTCAGAACGGCTTTTACTGCAGAGTCAACGCTGAAAGATTTAAATTAAGTTCAACTTTATGTTGCGGTGATCCACTAAATCTGACAAGTAAATGCCGatttttctggtctggtctggtgggaggcttcggccgtggctagttagcaGCCTAttggcaaagccatgccgccaagcgatttagcgtatgatgccgtgtagaaaccaaaggagtatgggtttaatgaaaactgccataccccttctaggttagcccgcttccatgttagactgtatcatcacttaccaccaggtgaaattgaagggttaacttgtatctgaataatatattttttaagtggCTCGCGTGCATTTTGTACAAGTCACGGCGTGCACATGCTTGTGAGTTTTTGAGAGTGAGTACTGAGTACAAATATTACGATGTACACGTGACCTATGCGTACACAGTGACAGTGACGCGTCCATAGGAGTCCGATGCGTGTTGTGTGCACGGAACGTGCGCTTGCGCAGGTGTGTATCCACATTTAAATAAACAGGCATAATTTTAGAGTTTATCCGACAGATAgaatattgaatttttcaatCAAAGATAGGATTTATTAGGCAAATAACTCCTTTATTCTTAGAATAATAATCTATTTGTTACTTTGATCCTTAGATcgagaaaataatattgtgtcCATGAGATAATTGACAATTGAAAAATAGACAatgaaacaataaaaagtaTCAGACCTCCATTATGAGCATTGAAAAATCAGCACTAAAGAAGATATTAAGAAGCTAATAGTATTGATTTACCTTTGTTCTTGGAGTGGAGAGGTCGGGTTTAGCATGTTTGTAAACTTTTGCTCAATAAACCGGGATTGAAGGTTGTTTAAAAGTGGTGTAGATGTTGCTCCAAAACATATCGTCAGTATGCGAACACCAGTGTTAGCGTAGAATTCAGGTgactgaaattaaaataatctcgTCATCTATTGAATGGTATATACAAGATCATCATGGCTAACCCGTTGCCGGCCCATTATTGAActtgggtctcctctcagaataagaagggtttgtccatagtctgccacgctcgctcagtgtgaattggcagacttcagaaaattatggaaaactttcagTCATGcggatttcctcacgatattttcctttaccgttaaagcaattgtgatatttaattgcttgaaacgcacatacTTGACTccgaaaaatttgaattttatatattaaaaaaagaaaattctccatcatgttctcaaaggtttgtaaagtctgctaatccgcacttagccagtgtGGTAGATCTAAACCCCTGACAGAAAACCGGCTTAGTCATcccgatggattgatgatgatgataatttttaaggtacctatgtttttttttgttcgtaaTGTTATAGTACTGTCCTACGATTCTTACAGGGAGTCCTAATGCGACAATGTACGCTAAGCTAACTTATACTTGctaaaaatttgaatttgctGGGATTGCTTACCGAAATGCTTCTGCCGAAATGTAATACAGCCGCTTTAGACGCACAGTATACGGGTAGAAAGTCCGCTTTTACGATGGCAGCAACCGAAGAAACGTTGATAATGGTGCCGCCAGATCCACCTTCAACTATACGCATGTGCCCTATGCCTTTCCTTGTGAATGAGACAAGGCCTTGCTGAAACCATGGGGCAGATTTTAATAgagtttataaattaaaattctgatctggtctggtaggaggctgcggccgtggctagttaccaccctaccggcaaagccgtaccgcctaGCATTTTAGCGTTTCGCttcgatgccgtgtagaaaccaaaggggtatgggtttagtaaaaactgctaTATCCCATCTAggtcagcccgcttccatcttatactgcatcgtcacttaccactaggtgatattgcagtcaagggttaatttgtatctaaataaaaaaaccgattCTGAGACAAATACGTTTTGGGCAAGCCGGTGTTCCGGTGTCGGTGGTGTCTTAGagaatttaatttgttttttaaaatttttatttgaaaagaaaaGCTAAAAGAAGTAAGTAGATAAAAAGAAATGTGTAGCCAAGCACAAGTTACAAGAAgcgtaaaaaaatacttacaagtACATAAATTAAGTCATCtaagttatataaaaatgcTTATAGTAAAGAAGACCTTGTTTCAAGAAGAAACCTTGAAAAACAAGTTGAATGATTGGTCCGCAAATCTGCTCAATTcgagctttttaaaaattcagtggCCAAAATTCTACGCAGGGAGGAGCTACTTATACAAAAGAGAACTATGtaatatagaagcaggcgttattttgcggaagtccatgatatacaaggaaccaaaagcttaatttgctataatccgctaatcCAAACAATCTGTATGgcgcaacatgcagcatgcgacatgcaccgcccgctttctcactgataaacatgcaggaaaagcccgccactaagcaagcaatacgcaccaccaccacgcagcaccacacagatcccaaaaccactcgacgcacgtttcgccctgacaccgaagcatcctcagatgtagaccttacaatgcctaatggCAAAGTCCTTTTGTAATTGGTATTGTTATTACTCAATTTGTTGAGAATGTATAAAGAAGATTTAACAAAGACGTGTTTATATACCCAGTTGACATCCGAAGCTGTTCTCCACGCATCTGTTGAATCATCCATGATCCCGGCGTTGTTGATTAAGACGTCTATTCTTTTGAATGCATTCAATACATCTTGGAAGCAATTTTTGATTTCCTCTTCCTTGCTTACATCACATTTGATgaagatcactttgtttttgTACGTCTTATTAAGTTTTTCTGCGTAATCATTGCCGATTTTTTCAGCAACATCTAGTATGGCTAATTTCTAACAACATCAACGTGAAATTAAGTTAGTTATTAGTATGTTCTAAAAATAACTATTTGAGAAGAATAAGCATACACATTTAAGATGAACAAGACGTGGAAACTcgtcgattttccgggataaagtgtagcctatgtcacaaaATGCATAATACTTAGTATAGttatgttaattcagggtagACGCTATTTCCATTCCTTTCtgtcaaatcggttcagttattATGGCGTGAAGGGGTTCGGAAGTAatgatttcataaaaactgtgtgtataatgcgtacaaattgagatctcactcgcaattttaactttatgtcaACTGTAATgtcaaaaatacgattttagtccttattttaaaggtgaaccgtacttttgacataacagttgATACATAGAGTTATAATGGTGAGTGAGTTCTTATTTTATACGgactataagtaagtatagtttcATTTAGATTACAAACCTAGATATACTCACTTCTGCTCCGGATTTTAGAAAAGCTTCAGCATACGCTGCTCCTAATCCTGAAGCTCCCCCAGTTATTAGTATGTTTTTTCCTTCAATTTTCCACTCTTGCGCCATGGTTtcttagtatattatatatttaatatgttACAACTTAATTGTAATCCTTTATCTGACTTATGTACTCGTAgtctttaataattttattttagtggtAATTTTACAATGTTGTTCGCGGAACACGTTCGCCATTTGTTGCTTtgttaactacataatatttcaacCATGTTTAAACTCATTTAATGTTATCAGGTTATCAGTTAATCAGGCCAAATTGAGGCCAAGAATCCCACCATGTTTTATGTATGGTTTCgtcattttacaaataaaagatgataaaaCGACTTGAagtgttattttagttttatttttcttaagaTATCGCTTTAAGTAAACTAACGAAATTAACATTTGGCGACATTTTCATTACAAAACTCCGAAATTGTcaaattgattaattttttttatttaaacattattttggTGATTGATAATCGGACCCTTATATTAAGGAGAGCGATTTATGAATTGTAAATACCAATTATCATATTTCATAAAGGACTCTGGGATAGTATCCAATTAATCGAATTACTAGGGCCTAAAAGCATTAAGGTCAGCAATTAACGAGATAAATGAGCTTCTTAATTTACTAGTGTTCGAGTATCTGTAAGATCGGAACCGTCTCTGACCTGTGTTTGTAATGGGTTATAGCTAACGAAACGATAATTTCGAATAGCAAACAAAACTTCAATCTACTTTGGTTTATTGAcgtttttttaatgttcaaaAAATTACACACTCACTTTGACGCTAACTGTGAGTTTGCACTTACAGAACCTTTATTTAAAAACCTGTTGAAAACTTTTTTTCTGATAATGTATTGAACTGCGTTtgaattgtcataattttttgaagAGGAACTTAATATTTCACACATTTTGACCTATAGTCCgtaaaaaattatttctcacgcgccatttttaacccccgacccaaaaagaggggtgttataagtttgacgtgtgtatctgtgtatctgtctgtggcatcgtagcgcctaaacgaatgaaccgattttaatttagtttttttttgtttgaaaagtggcttgatcgagagtgttctttcttagctatcatccaagaaaagcggttcagccgtttgaaagttatcagcttttttctagttactgtaaccttcacttgtcgggggtgttataaatttttaatttatacttgtaactTTATGTGTCCATgtcaaaaatacgattttagtATGGACTATACATTTTATTATCCACAATTTGAAATCAGTGATGTAGCGAATTTCAAATCACACTTTTTCGTTTCATCGAGTTTCAAATGACAACGGCACTAAAgaaattttcacttcaaaaacacAGTAAAATTAAAGTAACTTGTTTCAAATGACAACGGTACCTACCACCTACTAAAgaaattttcacttcaaaaacacAGTAAAATTAAAGTAACTTGTTCCAAATGACAACGGTACCAACCCTACCACCTACTAAAgaaattttcacttcaaaaacacAGTAAAATTAAAGTTACTTGTTTCAAATGACAACGGTACCTACCACCTACTAAagaaattttcatttaaaaaacacAGTAAAATTAAAGTAACTTTTATTCACTGTACCTACtcaattttaattaggtaggtactaagagGCGTTACATTATTTTTGATCATATAATGACTCGACGCCGTCTGGTATGAGAAGTTTCTCTATTTCTCCGTAGGCTGCGTCTATGGTGGGAGTAATATCCTGCCCCGGTCGGTTATATATTGACAGCCATATTGAACCGGGAGTGCCTTCTTCGAACATTTTCGTCACAGCTGCTACAGCAGAGTCGATACtgtaaagaatataaaaatCCTTTTAATAAGGGATGAGAAAATGATTTAAACATCTGTGTAGATACTTTTCTGAAACGTTTAGTAGTAGATAAGGAACGCAGACCTGAGGTTCTTGGCTTAAAATTAATGAAACTGTATTATGCTTctgttatgtacctattttcGGAGCTATAAGCAATTAAGCGATACTTGCTttgatggtgaaggaaaacattgtgagaaaatCAGAGCCTGAttgatagttctccataattttttcaacaggatgtga comes from Maniola jurtina chromosome 17, ilManJurt1.1, whole genome shotgun sequence and encodes:
- the LOC123873797 gene encoding 15-hydroxyprostaglandin dehydrogenase [NAD(+)]-like, with protein sequence MAQEWKIEGKNILITGGASGLGAAYAEAFLKSGAEKLAILDVAEKIGNDYAEKLNKTYKNKVIFIKCDVSKEEEIKNCFQDVLNAFKRIDVLINNAGIMDDSTDAWRTASDVNWQGLVSFTRKGIGHMRIVEGGSGGTIINVSSVAAIVKADFLPVYCASKAAVLHFGRSISSPEFYANTGVRILTICFGATSTPLLNNLQSRFIEQKFTNMLNPTSPLQEQSVDSAVKAVLKMFLEGKPGSVWLSQFNEPGQDITAILDEAYKPLEKLTLPSEITDATQISK